A stretch of Desulfurivibrio alkaliphilus AHT 2 DNA encodes these proteins:
- a CDS encoding response regulator transcription factor, whose product MSSGIDTHHILVIDDDPSLLYLCATVLLKEGYQVDYASNQAEAMQALEQNKYDLVILDLNLPDGDGLEIGQRLQQQSIPFLVMTIRSQPAERLLGFESGAADYLIKPFLPHELTHRVRRVLPRLEEPSRFREYTSVPLGRWHFDLKRQVLVAEDGRVTKLTGGEFKLLAALATADGRVISREQLSILVARETGGGHQRTVDVLVSRLRKKIEDNPRQPGIILTVTGAGYRLEKNATPATR is encoded by the coding sequence GTGAGCAGCGGTATCGACACCCATCACATTCTGGTTATCGACGACGACCCTTCTCTCCTATATCTTTGTGCCACCGTGCTCCTTAAGGAAGGCTACCAGGTTGACTATGCCTCCAACCAGGCGGAAGCCATGCAGGCCCTGGAGCAAAACAAATACGACCTGGTGATACTGGATCTCAATTTGCCGGATGGTGACGGCCTGGAAATTGGGCAGCGGTTGCAACAGCAAAGCATCCCCTTTCTGGTTATGACCATCCGCAGCCAACCGGCCGAACGGCTTCTCGGCTTTGAATCCGGCGCCGCCGATTATCTGATCAAACCCTTCTTGCCCCATGAGCTTACCCATCGGGTGCGCCGTGTGCTGCCGCGCCTGGAAGAGCCTTCCCGGTTCCGGGAATACACATCCGTTCCACTGGGGCGCTGGCATTTTGACCTCAAGCGGCAGGTGCTGGTGGCCGAAGATGGCCGGGTGACCAAACTGACCGGCGGCGAATTCAAGCTGCTGGCCGCCCTGGCCACCGCGGACGGCCGGGTGATCAGCCGCGAGCAGTTAAGTATTTTGGTGGCCAGGGAGACGGGGGGAGGACACCAGCGAACGGTGGATGTACTGGTTTCGCGCCTGCGCAAGAAAATCGAAGACAACCCCCGCCAGCCGGGAATAATCCTTACGGTAACCGGCGCCGGGTACCGCCTGGAAAAAAACGCAACACCTGCAACCCGGTAA
- the glgP gene encoding alpha-glucan family phosphorylase yields the protein MKSRQPTPVDLTATSPYGTFFGVSQACFDQVWQTLTGPKGQSVTYVSMEIGADRDVYHPIKNLLQEMGKQYKLPPDLSPLANKFLHGPEKIPTYSGGLGILAGDTLKSFADCKIPVAAISLLYRHGYFSQLVDMNLGQVAWRREWEPEAVPGLYPLHQPGNPDQPLTVTVDFHDQQDQPIQAVAQVWLKMEIGSGLDFFVPEILLDYDIPASPEWIRKSSHQLYDSSSEASKAIQRRLLGAGVLPVMRTLGLTSDSIHLNEQHGVVLVLALISEILHRRLGDDFRRLADDREIMAAAEEAARHVVYTIHTPVKAGHDRFPRSLYHGLEHSFFRRILQLLAEDEQNPEAYNFTALAMRVNRATNSVSRLHREVTRTQFPQFKERISAITNGVHHLTWISENKAQVYDSAPELAGWRHDPSVFRQADKLLKSTRFRQAFATAWQADSKYLIDHVNAMLAEHRQQRISTWIDPPNYLSYLDEKESRLDYRTFTFGFARRFSTYKRADLVFEDLDHLARILVDQQWPINFIYAGKAHPADEPGQGLIKTIIDIQEELYQRTDGLARLVFIPDYDMAVAKMMVAGCHAWLNSPKRPLEASGTSGMKAAMNGVPNVSIMDGWWVEGYHEGQTGWKFGYEGPVNPELLSEQRAEMLYSEDAASFYETLPDILATFYQEPEPAAYLDRGLMNLALNCPIFNTHRMAAEYVARYGLDLPQDIAEQMAKFRSLYRSDLE from the coding sequence ATGAAATCACGGCAACCAACCCCTGTTGACCTGACGGCCACCAGCCCTTACGGCACTTTCTTCGGTGTTTCGCAAGCCTGTTTTGACCAAGTCTGGCAAACACTGACCGGCCCAAAGGGGCAGTCCGTCACTTACGTTTCCATGGAAATCGGCGCCGACCGGGACGTCTACCACCCGATCAAAAATCTCCTGCAGGAGATGGGCAAACAATACAAACTCCCCCCTGACCTGTCACCCCTGGCCAACAAATTCCTGCACGGCCCGGAAAAGATCCCCACCTACAGCGGTGGCCTGGGAATTCTGGCTGGGGACACCTTAAAGAGTTTCGCCGACTGCAAGATACCGGTGGCAGCCATTTCCCTGCTTTACCGCCACGGCTATTTCTCCCAACTGGTGGACATGAACCTCGGCCAGGTGGCCTGGAGACGGGAGTGGGAACCGGAAGCGGTGCCGGGTCTGTACCCGCTGCATCAGCCCGGCAACCCGGACCAGCCCCTTACCGTTACGGTGGATTTTCACGATCAGCAGGATCAGCCGATCCAGGCCGTGGCCCAGGTGTGGCTGAAAATGGAGATTGGTAGCGGGCTGGATTTTTTCGTGCCGGAAATTCTGCTGGATTACGATATTCCGGCTTCACCGGAGTGGATCAGAAAATCCTCGCATCAACTTTATGACAGCAGTTCGGAGGCCTCCAAGGCCATCCAGCGCCGCCTGCTTGGCGCCGGCGTACTGCCGGTGATGCGCACCCTGGGGCTGACCTCCGACAGCATCCATCTCAACGAGCAGCATGGGGTGGTGCTGGTCCTGGCCCTGATCAGCGAGATCCTCCATCGCCGGCTGGGCGATGACTTTCGCCGCCTGGCCGACGACCGGGAGATTATGGCCGCCGCCGAGGAGGCGGCCCGCCATGTGGTTTATACCATTCATACCCCGGTCAAGGCCGGCCACGACCGCTTTCCCCGCAGCCTGTACCACGGCCTGGAACACTCATTTTTCCGCCGGATTTTACAGCTGCTTGCCGAGGATGAACAAAACCCCGAGGCCTACAACTTCACCGCCCTGGCCATGCGGGTCAACCGGGCCACCAACAGCGTCAGCCGGCTGCACCGCGAGGTCACCCGCACCCAGTTCCCCCAGTTCAAGGAGCGTATCAGTGCCATTACCAACGGTGTCCACCATCTCACCTGGATCAGCGAAAACAAGGCCCAGGTTTACGACTCGGCCCCGGAACTGGCCGGCTGGCGCCATGATCCCAGTGTCTTCCGGCAGGCCGACAAACTGCTGAAAAGCACCAGGTTCCGCCAGGCCTTCGCCACCGCCTGGCAAGCGGACAGCAAATATCTTATCGACCATGTCAACGCCATGCTCGCCGAACACCGCCAGCAGCGGATTTCCACCTGGATCGACCCCCCCAACTACCTCTCTTACCTGGATGAAAAAGAAAGCCGGCTGGACTACCGCACCTTCACCTTCGGCTTTGCCCGCCGCTTCTCCACTTACAAACGGGCCGACCTGGTCTTTGAAGACCTGGACCACCTGGCCCGCATCCTGGTGGACCAGCAGTGGCCCATCAATTTTATTTACGCCGGCAAGGCCCATCCCGCCGACGAGCCGGGTCAGGGACTGATCAAGACCATCATCGACATCCAGGAAGAACTTTACCAGCGCACCGACGGCCTGGCCCGGCTGGTCTTCATCCCCGACTACGACATGGCGGTGGCCAAGATGATGGTGGCCGGCTGCCATGCCTGGCTCAACAGCCCCAAACGGCCGCTGGAAGCCAGCGGCACCAGCGGCATGAAGGCCGCCATGAACGGGGTGCCCAACGTCAGCATCATGGACGGCTGGTGGGTGGAGGGCTACCACGAAGGGCAGACCGGCTGGAAATTCGGCTACGAAGGGCCGGTCAACCCGGAGTTGCTCAGCGAACAGCGGGCGGAAATGCTTTACAGCGAAGATGCCGCCTCCTTTTACGAAACCCTGCCGGACATTCTGGCCACCTTCTACCAGGAGCCGGAGCCGGCGGCCTACCTGGATCGCGGCCTGATGAACCTGGCCCTGAACTGCCCCATCTTCAACACCCACCGCATGGCGGCGGAATATGTGGCACGCTACGGGCTGGATCTGCCCCAAGACATTGCCGAGCAGATGGCTAAATTTCGTTCACTTTACCGCAGTGACCTGGAATAG
- a CDS encoding Hpt domain-containing protein — protein MTREQKFDEEMLQNFQRCLSLDELQEFFHQHRQMMQQTEQQITQALADNDLPTLGKAIHKIVGSAATPCFPMVHRLAHSLAEAARGNRLELARALATELLAARTEAWQLLTSRYPQLNKPAAAQPTSSQPAQP, from the coding sequence GTGACAAGAGAACAGAAGTTTGATGAAGAGATGCTGCAGAATTTTCAGCGCTGCCTGTCCCTCGATGAGTTGCAGGAATTCTTCCACCAGCACCGGCAAATGATGCAGCAGACAGAACAGCAGATCACCCAGGCGCTGGCCGACAACGACCTGCCGACCCTGGGCAAGGCCATCCATAAAATCGTCGGCTCCGCCGCCACTCCCTGCTTCCCGATGGTTCACCGGCTGGCCCACTCCCTGGCGGAAGCCGCCCGGGGCAACCGGTTGGAGTTGGCCAGAGCCCTGGCTACAGAACTCCTGGCCGCCAGAACGGAAGCCTGGCAACTCCTGACCAGCCGCTACCCCCAACTCAACAAACCCGCCGCCGCTCAGCCAACCTCATCCCAGCCCGCCCAACCATAA
- a CDS encoding pyruvate, water dikinase regulatory protein — MWNSKDIYFVSDSTGILATNLGHAMIRQFPEVSFHEERFPFILSREEAEKTLAYILQHSGGRRPIIFSTIMDREIRRIFDHPEVELFDVFEAFLKRLEDSLETKALRVPGFSRQIDNITMAKRVEAIHFSLEHDDGVRSNEADEAEAILLGVSRTGKTPVCVYLATQMGLKAANFPLTAEYLREYKLPEPLRRNARRSVGLTTTPELLHNVREKRYPNSSYAKLATCRKEIKQAEQIFHTYNIPVISTAGRSIEEIATQVTQELGISRKPSDK, encoded by the coding sequence ATGTGGAACTCTAAAGACATTTATTTCGTTTCCGACAGCACCGGCATTCTGGCCACCAATCTGGGCCATGCCATGATCCGCCAGTTTCCCGAAGTGAGCTTCCACGAAGAGCGCTTCCCTTTCATCCTCAGCCGGGAAGAGGCGGAAAAGACCCTGGCTTACATCCTCCAGCATTCAGGCGGCCGAAGACCCATTATCTTCAGCACCATCATGGATCGGGAAATCCGCCGGATTTTCGACCACCCGGAGGTGGAACTGTTCGATGTCTTTGAGGCTTTCCTGAAAAGACTGGAAGATTCCCTTGAAACCAAGGCCTTGAGGGTGCCGGGCTTTTCCCGGCAGATCGACAACATCACCATGGCCAAACGGGTTGAGGCCATCCACTTCAGCCTGGAGCATGACGACGGGGTGCGCTCCAACGAGGCCGATGAAGCGGAGGCAATCCTGCTGGGGGTCTCCCGCACCGGCAAAACCCCGGTCTGCGTCTACCTGGCCACCCAGATGGGGCTGAAGGCCGCCAATTTTCCCCTGACCGCCGAATATCTACGGGAGTATAAACTGCCGGAGCCGCTGCGGCGCAACGCCCGCCGGTCCGTGGGGCTCACCACCACCCCGGAGCTGTTGCACAACGTGAGAGAAAAGCGCTACCCCAACAGCTCTTATGCCAAACTGGCCACCTGCCGCAAAGAAATCAAACAGGCGGAACAGATTTTTCACACCTATAATATCCCTGTCATTTCCACGGCCGGCCGCTCCATTGAAGAGATCGCCACCCAGGTTACCCAGGAACTTGGCATCAGCCGCAAGCCTTCGGACAAATAA
- a CDS encoding sensor histidine kinase, translating into MIGRLNRFHRHSRIAGRLVLLTALSLTVFALITIPVILAMERQTSLQYSRDQARLLSKLIGARCLPECQCRQHCLTASNLATRLDHHPQVLFARLYDHKHQKTMQYQTDDYNQEQYPPPTEFNQHLSFSQGHAIIGQPLFSGDDYLGFVKLVLDLREFNRSSNKRLILLLTAFLAGIVLATGLSLKMRNLVLAPFRELASLMTEATSQDGCAQRTNHYSHDEVEELADSCNLLLQQIEKSREEKSLLIDDLHDGAGGLMTNINLMAAAALQKELDPATRKLLTTIEELSREGVTEIRRFISCVDQQIRDWQLLTAEMRRYGHQLLDSAGIKLVFSLTLDTQAPLPNSLFMLQLWRIYSEALNNIRKHARPKKVFVQFDLTQSRLNLVINDDGIGIKEDAGAGSGLVNLQKRAAAMGGKLEIFTPPGGGTRVKLEAPLSHPLPSNRRITP; encoded by the coding sequence ATGATCGGCAGGCTTAACCGGTTTCACCGCCACAGCAGGATTGCCGGCCGCCTGGTCCTGCTGACCGCTCTTTCCCTGACTGTTTTTGCCCTGATTACGATACCGGTTATTCTGGCAATGGAGCGTCAAACCAGCCTGCAGTACAGTCGCGACCAGGCTCGACTGCTGAGCAAGTTGATTGGCGCCCGCTGCCTGCCCGAATGCCAGTGCCGGCAGCACTGCCTGACAGCGTCTAACCTTGCCACCCGGCTGGACCACCACCCCCAGGTGCTTTTTGCCCGCCTTTACGACCACAAACACCAAAAAACAATGCAGTACCAAACAGACGACTATAACCAAGAGCAATACCCGCCACCAACCGAATTCAACCAGCATCTGTCCTTCTCCCAGGGTCATGCCATTATCGGCCAACCCCTGTTCAGCGGCGATGATTACCTGGGCTTTGTCAAACTGGTTCTAGACCTGAGGGAATTTAACCGAAGCTCAAACAAACGGCTCATCCTGCTGTTGACCGCTTTTCTAGCCGGCATCGTGCTGGCCACCGGCCTGAGCCTCAAGATGCGCAACCTGGTGCTGGCCCCGTTCCGGGAGCTGGCCTCGCTGATGACGGAAGCAACCAGCCAGGATGGCTGCGCGCAGCGAACAAACCACTACAGCCATGATGAGGTGGAGGAACTGGCAGACTCCTGCAACCTGCTGCTCCAACAGATCGAGAAAAGCCGGGAGGAAAAAAGTCTGCTCATCGATGACCTGCATGACGGCGCCGGCGGGCTGATGACCAATATCAACCTGATGGCCGCCGCCGCCCTGCAGAAAGAGTTGGACCCGGCCACCAGAAAGCTGCTGACCACCATCGAGGAACTGTCCCGGGAGGGAGTAACGGAGATCCGACGCTTTATCAGTTGTGTCGATCAACAGATCCGCGACTGGCAGCTACTTACCGCCGAGATGCGCCGGTATGGCCATCAGTTGCTGGACAGTGCCGGTATAAAGCTTGTTTTCAGCCTTACTTTGGATACCCAGGCACCACTGCCCAACAGCTTGTTCATGCTGCAGTTATGGCGCATTTACAGTGAAGCTTTGAACAATATACGCAAACATGCCCGGCCCAAAAAGGTGTTCGTCCAGTTTGACCTTACCCAATCTCGGCTGAACCTGGTCATCAATGACGACGGCATCGGCATCAAAGAAGATGCCGGGGCCGGCAGCGGCCTTGTCAATCTGCAAAAAAGGGCGGCGGCCATGGGCGGCAAGCTGGAGATTTTCACCCCGCCCGGCGGCGGCACCCGGGTCAAACTGGAAGCTCCCCTTAGCCATCCGCTCCCTAGTAACCGGAGGATAACACCTTAA
- a CDS encoding GGDEF domain-containing protein, which translates to MAAPNGSFSGLDDRLFLSAQRESEALKERLLELYLLYTTSRTCGMAMQTSTLFVKIVDLLKNALGVEEFCLMLKDPENGLFEVWSADERVLAAAGDVCFRSGEGISGLVAASGQPILVQDVDQDSRFLHYRGLLQGIGSFLSVPLLGSDGQVFGVLNIHKAKRHGFREKDKEFFCAVAHNLAVALERARLFENVRKEAMHDGLTGIYNRRFFLECAERELHKCQRGSNSLSLLFIDIDHFKDVNDNFGHVFGDQVLRQLAKILQCGIRQSDIPARYGGEEFVVLLPDTNGEAACCLAEKLRSKVAEDLVATPPHEQPKTINLTVGVASYPEDGKTVIDLLRVADRRLYKGKEEGRNRVVGPMAQAPVAQAAENRRRHPRQRAALRVVPESLVNDWPSQPTVHSIDIMHDQKWQFCVLMDVSREGFNSLVSFEPLMGADYLCRAVADPRNGGDLRQFAVKVRHVEELADCRYLMGVQVGRRDVSAWHRLCSVLG; encoded by the coding sequence ATGGCCGCGCCGAACGGCTCGTTTTCGGGCCTGGATGACCGCCTGTTTCTCTCGGCCCAGCGGGAGAGCGAGGCGCTGAAGGAGCGACTGCTGGAGTTGTATCTGCTTTACACCACCAGCCGCACTTGCGGTATGGCCATGCAGACCAGCACCCTGTTTGTCAAGATTGTCGATCTGTTGAAAAACGCCTTGGGGGTGGAAGAGTTTTGCCTGATGCTCAAAGATCCGGAAAACGGCCTTTTTGAGGTTTGGAGTGCCGACGAGCGGGTGCTGGCTGCTGCCGGTGATGTCTGTTTTCGCAGTGGTGAGGGGATCTCCGGGCTGGTGGCGGCCAGCGGTCAACCGATTCTGGTGCAGGATGTCGATCAAGACTCGCGTTTTCTCCACTATCGAGGTTTGCTGCAGGGGATCGGTTCTTTTCTTTCCGTGCCCCTGTTGGGCAGTGATGGCCAGGTATTCGGGGTGCTCAATATCCACAAGGCAAAGCGCCATGGCTTCCGGGAAAAAGATAAGGAGTTTTTCTGCGCTGTTGCCCACAACCTGGCGGTGGCCCTGGAACGGGCCCGGCTGTTTGAAAACGTGCGCAAAGAGGCGATGCATGACGGTTTGACCGGGATTTATAACCGCCGCTTTTTCCTGGAGTGCGCCGAGCGGGAACTGCATAAGTGCCAGCGGGGCAGCAACAGCTTATCATTGCTGTTTATCGATATCGACCATTTCAAAGATGTGAATGATAATTTCGGCCATGTCTTCGGTGATCAGGTGTTGCGCCAACTGGCCAAGATCCTGCAATGTGGAATCCGGCAAAGCGACATTCCAGCCCGCTATGGCGGTGAGGAGTTTGTGGTTTTGCTGCCGGACACCAACGGGGAAGCGGCCTGTTGCCTGGCAGAAAAACTCCGCAGTAAGGTGGCGGAAGATCTGGTGGCCACCCCTCCGCATGAGCAGCCCAAAACCATAAATCTGACCGTTGGGGTAGCATCTTACCCCGAGGATGGTAAAACCGTCATCGACTTACTCAGGGTGGCCGATCGCCGGCTTTACAAGGGCAAGGAAGAGGGGCGTAACCGGGTGGTCGGGCCCATGGCCCAGGCTCCGGTTGCGCAGGCGGCCGAGAACCGTCGCCGCCATCCGCGGCAGCGGGCCGCTTTACGGGTGGTGCCGGAGTCCCTGGTGAATGATTGGCCGTCGCAACCCACCGTGCACTCCATCGATATCATGCATGATCAGAAATGGCAATTTTGTGTCTTGATGGACGTGAGCCGTGAGGGGTTCAACAGCCTGGTTTCATTTGAGCCGCTTATGGGGGCTGATTATCTTTGCCGGGCCGTGGCTGACCCTAGAAACGGCGGCGATTTACGGCAATTTGCCGTTAAGGTACGACACGTCGAGGAGTTGGCGGATTGTCGCTACCTGATGGGGGTGCAGGTGGGGCGGCGGGATGTTTCCGCCTGGCACCGGCTCTGTTCGGTGCTGGGTTAG
- a CDS encoding response regulator transcription factor: MKLAILEDDFSLRENLRLLLDGVPEFTVCGTYANGAAALAAAGTTPIDIMLVDLGLPDISGVEVIRKGKELQPATEFMAYTIYEDREKVFAALKAGASGYLLKGCSPRELIESIQELHLGGAPMSPKIARRLIMEFREKGSLQQNLLSTREVEIIREVEKGFSYKDIAAKLFISPHTVHSHIKKIYEKLHAMDRQDAILKARKCGLL; this comes from the coding sequence ATGAAATTAGCTATTCTGGAAGATGACTTCAGCCTGCGGGAAAATCTGCGCCTGCTTCTGGACGGGGTCCCGGAGTTTACGGTATGCGGCACCTATGCCAACGGGGCAGCGGCGCTGGCGGCAGCCGGGACCACCCCCATCGATATCATGCTGGTGGACCTGGGACTGCCCGACATATCCGGGGTGGAGGTGATCAGGAAAGGCAAGGAGTTGCAACCGGCCACGGAATTCATGGCCTACACCATTTACGAGGACCGGGAAAAGGTGTTTGCCGCCCTTAAAGCCGGGGCCTCCGGCTACCTGTTGAAAGGTTGCAGTCCCCGGGAGCTGATCGAAAGCATCCAGGAACTGCACCTGGGCGGTGCCCCCATGAGCCCCAAAATAGCCCGCCGGCTGATCATGGAGTTCCGGGAAAAAGGCAGCCTCCAGCAGAACCTGCTCAGCACCCGGGAGGTGGAGATCATCCGCGAGGTGGAAAAGGGGTTCAGCTACAAGGATATTGCCGCCAAGCTCTTCATCAGCCCCCACACGGTGCACAGTCATATCAAAAAGATCTATGAAAAGCTGCACGCCATGGATCGCCAGGACGCCATCCTCAAGGCCCGTAAATGCGGCCTGCTTTAA
- a CDS encoding STAS domain-containing protein, producing MRNRAVAHQGDCLGRMCCTVQRRDNRIEISLRGDIGTREAELLQRHLNSSLPVEQGQEVVIDLDGLNYLGGAGIGTILALYKKITANRGVFHLTNIPGPIYHLLRELRLDTLFALSPRQ from the coding sequence GTGAGAAACCGGGCCGTTGCTCATCAGGGGGACTGCCTGGGCAGAATGTGTTGCACGGTGCAGCGGCGGGACAACCGCATCGAGATTTCCCTGCGTGGCGATATCGGTACCAGGGAGGCGGAGTTGTTGCAGCGCCACCTGAACTCCTCCCTGCCCGTGGAGCAGGGGCAGGAGGTGGTGATTGACCTGGATGGTTTGAATTATCTGGGAGGGGCCGGGATCGGCACAATTTTGGCCCTCTATAAAAAAATCACCGCCAATCGGGGTGTTTTTCACCTGACAAATATTCCCGGTCCCATATACCACTTGTTGCGGGAGTTGCGGCTGGACACTCTTTTTGCGTTATCACCCCGGCAATAG
- a CDS encoding response regulator produces MKVLIAEDSPVVRRGLQNFLEKWGYQPVETTNGKEAWQALMADPTIRLAILDWNLPEITGMQVCHQLRKKRLTPYVYVIIFSGRTSTEEQIAALEHGADDYLAKPAKPSLLKARLAVGRRLIEQLPG; encoded by the coding sequence ATGAAAGTCCTGATTGCCGAAGACAGCCCCGTGGTGCGCCGGGGCCTGCAAAATTTCCTGGAAAAGTGGGGTTACCAGCCCGTGGAAACCACCAACGGTAAAGAGGCCTGGCAGGCCCTGATGGCCGACCCGACCATCCGCCTGGCCATTCTGGACTGGAACCTGCCGGAGATAACCGGCATGCAGGTTTGCCACCAGCTCCGCAAAAAAAGGCTCACCCCGTACGTGTACGTGATCATTTTCAGCGGCCGCACCTCCACCGAAGAACAAATAGCAGCCCTGGAGCACGGCGCCGACGACTACCTGGCCAAACCGGCCAAGCCCTCCCTGCTCAAGGCCCGCCTGGCGGTGGGTCGCCGCCTGATCGAACAGCTTCCGGGATGA